The stretch of DNA AATTACACGCGCTTTGCTGAAATCATAAGAGGGCAATACCCCACCGTTCGCCTGCACTAAGCCCGATGCCGAATTTACATCGTACATCACATGCTCGGTGCTTGGGTAGCGGGAAGCAAACTCAGCAATTACCTTCTTGGTAGAGGGGCTGATGATTGTGGGGGAAACAATGGCAATCTTACCAGCGGTGCTAGCGAGAGCAGCACGGATTTCCTGATCAACCTGATCACGATCAGTCTTTACGTGCTCATTGCCTTTTTTAACGGCAAAGTGCTGCAAACGACCACCATCATATAGGCTCAAAACAGCTGCCTGCGCGCGTGCCGACAAACCGCCGCGTGTGATAGGGGATTCAGGGTTGCCCTCAAACTTGATTGGGCGGCCTTCACGGGTTTTCACCAGGATGCTGTTGTAATCCTGGCCAATAAAAAACGTGGAAGCATAAAAGTTTGCAATTCCTGGATCTACCTCTTCTGGTTTGTTGAGGTACGGAATTGCCTTTCTGATGGGGGTTTCGCAGCTGGCGAGGGTAGCGGCGGCAATGCCGAAGCCCATGAGCTTAAGAAAGTCGCGGCGGGGGGCCACCGTGGCATCCGAAGCACCATGAGCTTCCTTCACCGGCAGGAAGTCTGCAAACTCCGTGAGTGCATTCTTCATGAACTCCGGTGAGTTCTCCAGTTCCTCAATTCCCTTCCAGTACTTAGGCGACTCTTGCATTTGTTTAGGGGACTTAGGGTCTTGGGGACTTGGGGTTTCGGCTTTGTTGCCCCGCTTAGTCCGCAAGTTTAAAGCTTAGTTAAAGGCTTAAGGCTTCTTGATTCAAGAGCCTAGGCTATTGTAGTTAACAACCTAGGCTCTTGAGACCTGACTGACCTGTTAGTAGTGGCACTTCGAGCACTCGGTGCCGCCATTTGACGATACGGTGAAGGGGACTGCACCATTCTTGGCGTCATGAAGCTTCACGAGGTTATCGTAGTAGGCATTGCCTTTCGTGTTCAAAGGAGTTTCGCGATGGCAGTTAATGCACCAGCCCATAGTCAGAGGAGAGTACTGATATACTACTTCCATATTCTGGATAGGACCGTGACAGGTCTGGCACTCGATGCCACCTACTTGCGTATGCTGAGAGTGGTTAAAGTAAGCTAAGTCAGGCAGGTTATGAATACGAACCCACTGAATTGGCTGCTTACGCTCGATTGCGCGGTAGATCTTTTTGATTTCGGGAGACTCCGTTTTGATCTGCGAGTGGCAGTTCATACAGATGTTAGCCGAAGGAATGTTGGCTGACTTGCTCTTGTAAACCGAAGTGTGGCAGTATGCGCAGTTGATCTGGTTCTCGCCAGCGTGCAGCTTGTGCGAGAAGGCAATGGGCTGCGTAGGCTGGTAGCCTTGCTGCAGGCCTACACCCATAGCACCCTGCACTGATTCGTAGAGGACTGCTAAGACGAAGACAATACCAACGATAGCACGTACGGCGGTTGATTTGTAAATCTTAGAGTAATCAAAGCGCTGCTCAATCACTTCAACATCACGGCCGTCGAGGTCTTTACGACCGCGAAGAACGTCCTTCATAATGTTGGCAATGATAACCAGCGTTACTACCAGTACGATGAGAACAACTACCAATACAATAAGTAATATGTTCATGTAGCTTCCAGCACCAGCTCCATCTGCTCCAGGAGTTTCGGCACCATCACCTGGCGTGATATTAGTACCTTGATTGTTTGCTACAGCGCCGGGCTTACCACCTTCTTGTGAGGTTACCCACGCTACGATAGAGGTGATTTCCTGATCAGAAAGCTGGAAGCTAGGCATTTGCTGCTTACCGTACTGGTTGAACAGCTTTACAGCATAATCATCACCGCTGGCAACAACTTTGCTGGAGTTCTTAATCCATGGAATAATCCAGGACATGGGACGGCGCTTAGTAATACCCGCTAAAGCAGGACCTACTACTACCTCGTTTACGGCATGGCACTGAGCGCAATTACCTTTAAACAGGGCATCGCCGGCCGCAATAGCGGCAGCATCGCCACCACCAGCGGCGGGGGCAGTGGCTGTAGCAGGAGTTGCGCCAGCCGTAGCGTCGGGCGCTACACCTTCCTTACTCACGGCCGGAGCCGAACCAACCGTTTGTGCCAAGGCTTGACCATAAGCAGCAAACGTCAGAAACAGAGCAAGAAGGAGGTGGGGAAGGGAACGAAGTCGGATGCTATTCATAGCACAATTTGACGGGAAAAAAGAAACGCGGGGGTGCTCCAAGGCCACAAATGTAGGTCGGGAAACGCAGAGAACAAACCCGTTTCTGCTAATTTTCGCCCTTTGCAGTTGTCTAGAATTAATCTAAAAAGATGCATAAGCACGGTTCCGACCAGCACTACTGACTGCTTCTGCACCTCTGCATCTTAGACCAATCTAACTTCTCTCCTACTCCTATATAATTAGCGCTACTCCCCTTATTAAGGACTTAAACTCCAACTCAATAATTGGCCAGAAGGTTTTGCCGGTTGAGTATCAATTGTTTGCTGAAAGCAGGGTAAGGAATTATTTCTCCTTAATAGTATAGTAACGACCCAAAAACTCATTACCTTTGCCCCCTCATTTAGTTTTTCACACAATTTTCACCCCGTCGTAATGGAAGTAAGAAATTACGAGACGGTCTTCATTTTGACTCCCGTACTGAACGAGAGCCAAGTGCAAGAGACGGTCGAGAAGTTCACTCAGGTGCTTAAGGAAAATAGCGCCGACATTATCAACACTGAAGCTTGGGGCCTCAAGAAACTGGCGTACCCAATTCAGAAGAAGTCCACTGGCTACTACTTCCTCGTGGAGTTCACCGGTTCGGGCAACATCGTAGACACGCTGGAGCTGGCTTTCCGTCGCGACGAGCGTGTAATTCGCTTCCTGACTACGGTTCTGGATAAGCACGCTGTGGCTTACGGTGAGCGTCGTCGGAAGGGCGAGATGAACCAGCAGAAAGCAAAACAATCGGAAGCCGTAGCCCAGTAAGTTAGAAAGATGAGCCTCGCCAACGAAAAAATCCACAAGCAGGATACGCGCAAGAAATATTGCCGCTTCAAGAAAAATGGCATTAAGTACGTAGACTACAAAGACCCGAACTTCCTGCTGAAGTTCGTGAACGAGCAGGGCCGCATCCTGCCCCGTCGCATCACGGGCACCAGCCTGAAGTTCCAGCGTAAAGTAGCTCAGGCCGTGGCTAAAGCCCGTCACCTGGCGCTGATGCCTTACGTAACCGACTCGTTGAAATAAGTTGTCAGTGTTTAGTTGTCAGTTGTCAGTTGCCGGTCGGGGCTTTTTGCAGTCGATCAACAACCAACAATTTGCAGCTAGCAACTCAATAAAGACATGGAAGTAATTCTGAAAGACGACGTTAAAGGTCTGGGCTACAAGAACGACACCGTTACTGTAAAGCCTGGCTACGGCCGTAACTACCTGCTCCCGCAGGGTCTGGCTATCCTAGCCGACAAAACCAACAAGAAAATTGTAGCCGAGAACGTACGTCAGGCTGCTCACAAAGCTGAAAAAGTGAAAGCTGATGCTCAAGCAGTAGCTGACAAAATCGGTGATGTGGTACTGGACATTCCTGCTAAAGTGGGTGAAAGCGGCCGTATCTTCGGTCGGGTCACTACGCTACAGTTGGCCGACGCACTGAAAGCTAAGGGCATCGATGTAGACCGTAAGCGTCTCTCGTTTGACTCGGAGCCCAGCGCAGTTGGTGAGTACACCGCTTCAGTTGATCTGCACCGCGAAGTAAAACACAAAGTACGCTTCAACGTAGTAGCTGAATAAGCTATTCCGCTTACATCTGAGAAAGCCCGGCTGCTTGAGTAGCCGGGCTTTTTTTTCTCACCGGTAAGCTGTGAGAGTTTACTTCATCGGGCTTCAAATATTTCTATTTAATGGTGTTTGTTCCCTAACCAACGTACTCATGTATAGTTGCGTGATTTTGGTTGAACGAACGATGTTAAGTAGGTTGCCTGTCCGTTGGCCGTTTTAGGGCCGTATCAAGGAGAAATGTTTCGTACTGAATTACCCCTTACGCCTCATCCACAACAGTTGCCGCACTCTGCGCGGGTACTGACGATAGGCTCGTGCTTCTCAGATTCGATTGGAAATCGGTTAGCAGATTTTAAGGTGGCAACACTGGTAAATCCTTTTGGTACTGTTTTCAATCCGGTGTCAGCGTGCAAGTTGCTTCGGGCAGCCGCCGGCGAAGACATGGACTGGCAGCAGCACCTCGTGGAAGCGCGTGGCCGCTGGCAGAGCTACGACTTGCACGCGACCCTGGGTGCCGACTCCCCGGTTGACCTGTTGCAGCGCATCCAGAGCATAGTGCGTGATACGGGTGTATTCCTGGCCACGGCTGATGCCGTAGTGCTAACATTGGGGACGGCCTACGCTTACCGCCTGCGCGAAACGGATGAAATTATCAGCAACTGCCATAAGGTACCAGCCGAGAAATTTGATAAAGAGCTGCTGACAGCCGATGAAATTATTGCGGCCATTGCGGAAACACACGCGTATTTGCGGCGCATAAATCCTCGTTTGCGCTTTATCCTGACGGTTAGCCCAGTGCGCCACTTGAAGGAGACCTTGCCTCTCAGCTCGGTAAGCAAATCCATGCTGCGTGTAGCGTGCCACTATCTGAGCGAGCTGTTACCGGATGTTTCTTACTTCCCGGCTTACGAGTTGCTAGTAGATGATCTGCGGGATTATCGGTTCTATGCTTCGGATATGCTGCATCCTTCAGATGTAGCAGAAAACTACATTTGGGAGCGGTTTACCCGCACTTATCTTGACACAGCTTTCGGCCGGTTCAAGAAAGAATGGGAAAGTATCCGGCAGGCACTAGCCCACCGGCCCTTGCACATTGCGGCACCCGAGCACAGGCAGTTTTTAGAAAGCACTCTCGCCCGTCTGCAACGCCTCAGCGCGCAGGCCGATGTTCGGATGGAGCTGCTACACGTTGAGAGAGAACTAGCGGCTCTCCCCCTGCCCCCTCCCCCACCAGCCCCAGAGCCGGAGGAAGAAGACGAAGATGAGTACCAGGATGAAGAACAGCTAGAGGAAGGCGACACTGCCCGGGCAGA from Hymenobacter taeanensis encodes:
- a CDS encoding cytochrome c3 family protein is translated as MNSIRLRSLPHLLLALFLTFAAYGQALAQTVGSAPAVSKEGVAPDATAGATPATATAPAAGGGDAAAIAAGDALFKGNCAQCHAVNEVVVGPALAGITKRRPMSWIIPWIKNSSKVVASGDDYAVKLFNQYGKQQMPSFQLSDQEITSIVAWVTSQEGGKPGAVANNQGTNITPGDGAETPGADGAGAGSYMNILLIVLVVVLIVLVVTLVIIANIMKDVLRGRKDLDGRDVEVIEQRFDYSKIYKSTAVRAIVGIVFVLAVLYESVQGAMGVGLQQGYQPTQPIAFSHKLHAGENQINCAYCHTSVYKSKSANIPSANICMNCHSQIKTESPEIKKIYRAIERKQPIQWVRIHNLPDLAYFNHSQHTQVGGIECQTCHGPIQNMEVVYQYSPLTMGWCINCHRETPLNTKGNAYYDNLVKLHDAKNGAVPFTVSSNGGTECSKCHY
- the rpsF gene encoding 30S ribosomal protein S6 → MEVRNYETVFILTPVLNESQVQETVEKFTQVLKENSADIINTEAWGLKKLAYPIQKKSTGYYFLVEFTGSGNIVDTLELAFRRDERVIRFLTTVLDKHAVAYGERRRKGEMNQQKAKQSEAVAQ
- the rpsR gene encoding 30S ribosomal protein S18; protein product: MSLANEKIHKQDTRKKYCRFKKNGIKYVDYKDPNFLLKFVNEQGRILPRRITGTSLKFQRKVAQAVAKARHLALMPYVTDSLK
- the rplI gene encoding 50S ribosomal protein L9, which translates into the protein MEVILKDDVKGLGYKNDTVTVKPGYGRNYLLPQGLAILADKTNKKIVAENVRQAAHKAEKVKADAQAVADKIGDVVLDIPAKVGESGRIFGRVTTLQLADALKAKGIDVDRKRLSFDSEPSAVGEYTASVDLHREVKHKVRFNVVAE